One Micromonas commoda chromosome 7, complete sequence genomic window carries:
- a CDS encoding predicted protein: MAQPGDEDYIPRRKADLQEPRAITYPTWEYEGMNELKSEIMRCRADSAHPGSDADPSSRPFARAVVRRNIWYYRDRTGLPRGPMDINVLRKAYIGGIIDGNTLMWGNGLGHWVPLRNIRGMDGNLTNPKVLFLKWIHDTFIITKAQRRERRNELYRQGLAKSPVMNHDEVREWKKTREEKLRSGEEALMLSLTLAMPLGKEIGSLGAKMKKAFRGKKAEKKEEEGVISA; the protein is encoded by the exons ATGGCCCAGCCCGGTGATGAAGACTACATCCCGCGCCGCAAGGCGGACCTCCAGGAGCCCCGCGCGATAACCTACCCCACGTGGGAGTACGAGGGAATGAACGAGCTCAAGTCCGAGATCA TGCGGTGCCGGGCCGATTCCGCCCACCCCGGTTCCGACGCTGACCCGTCCTCCCGACCCTTCGCCCGCGCAGTCGTCCGCCGTAACATCTGGTACTACCGCGACCGCACCGGCCTTCCCCGCGGCCCGATGGACATCAACGTCCTCCGCAAGGCGTACATCGGCGGCATCATCGACGGCAACACGCTGATGTGGGGCAACGGACTCGGGCACTGGGTCCCGCTGCGCAACATCCGCGGGATGGACGGGAACCTCACCAACCCCAAGGTTCTCTTCCTCAAGTGGATCCACGACACGTTCATCATCACCAAGGCCCAGCGCCGGGAGAGGCGCAACGAGCTGTACCGCCAGGGGCTGGCGAAGTCCCCGGTGATGAACCACGACGAGGTTCGCGAGTGGAAGAAAACCCGCGAGGAGAAGCTTCgcagcggcgaggaggcgctgatGCTTTCGCTGACGCTCGCGATGCCCCTGGGTAAGGAGATCGGGAGTCTCGGCGCGAAGATGAAGAAGGCGTTTCGCgggaagaaggcggagaagaaggaggaggagggcgtgaTCTCCGCCTAA
- a CDS encoding predicted protein — protein sequence MSFLTPENYNNAVAFVMAAYALQFLFMPAKIITDHFKATTPAIALFVARGSAAPMLSMAYAMYKMQDLQYTVVSTIIVAFMYPLNAKYNIFQKLKVIYPMHYVPEALMTTLTTTGIYLLAQ from the coding sequence ATGTCTTTTCTCACCCCCGAGAACTACAACAACGCCGTGGCCTTCGTGATGGCGGCCTACGCCCTGCAGTTCCTCTTCATGCCCGCGAAAATAATCACCGATCACTTCAAAGCCACTACGCCGGCAATTGCGCTcttcgtcgctcgcggcagCGCGGCCCCGATGCTGTCGATGGCATACGCGATGTACAAGATGCAGGACCTGCAGTACACCGTGGTCTCCACCATCATCGTCGCCTTCATGTACCCGCTCAACGCCAAGTACAACATCTTCCAGAAGCTCAAGGTCATCTACCCCATGCACTACGTCCCGGAGGCTCTGATGACGACGCTCACCACCACGGGCATCTACCTGCTCGCCCAGTAA